Proteins from one Mycobacterium sp. HUMS_12744610 genomic window:
- a CDS encoding malate dehydrogenase, with protein MSASPFKVAVTGAAGQIGYSLLFRLASGSLLGPDRPIELRLLEIEPALKALEGVVMELDDCAFPLLAGIETGSDANKIFDGANLALLVGARPRGPGMERSDLLEANGAIFTAQGKALNSVAADDIRVLITGNPANTNGLIAMSNAPDIPRERFTALTRLDHNRALTQLAKKAGVAVTDIKKMTIWGNHSATQYPDLFHAEINGKNAAQVVGDQAWIENDFIPTVAKRGAAVIDARGASSAASAASATVDAARDWLLGSPEGDWVSMSVLSDGSYGVPEGLMSSFPVTTKDGNWSIVTGLEIDDFSRARIDKTTAELADERKAVTELGLI; from the coding sequence GTGAGCGCAAGTCCTTTCAAGGTCGCCGTCACCGGCGCCGCCGGCCAGATCGGCTACAGCCTGTTGTTCCGCCTGGCCAGCGGTTCGCTGCTGGGTCCCGATCGCCCGATCGAGCTGCGCCTGCTCGAGATCGAGCCCGCACTCAAGGCGCTCGAGGGCGTCGTGATGGAACTCGACGACTGCGCCTTCCCGCTACTGGCGGGCATCGAGACCGGTTCGGACGCCAACAAGATCTTCGACGGCGCGAACCTGGCGCTGCTGGTCGGCGCCCGCCCGCGCGGCCCGGGCATGGAGCGCAGCGACCTGCTCGAGGCCAACGGGGCGATCTTCACCGCGCAGGGCAAGGCCCTCAACTCGGTGGCGGCCGACGACATCCGCGTCCTGATCACCGGCAACCCGGCCAACACCAACGGCCTGATCGCGATGAGCAACGCCCCGGACATCCCGCGCGAGCGGTTCACCGCGCTGACCCGCCTCGACCACAACCGGGCGCTGACGCAGCTGGCCAAGAAGGCCGGCGTCGCGGTCACCGACATCAAGAAGATGACGATTTGGGGCAACCACTCGGCCACCCAGTACCCCGACCTGTTCCACGCCGAGATCAACGGCAAGAACGCGGCCCAGGTCGTGGGCGACCAGGCCTGGATCGAGAACGACTTCATCCCGACCGTCGCCAAGCGTGGCGCGGCCGTCATCGACGCCCGCGGCGCCTCCTCGGCGGCCTCGGCCGCGTCGGCCACCGTCGACGCGGCCCGCGACTGGCTGCTGGGCTCGCCGGAGGGTGACTGGGTTTCGATGTCGGTGCTCTCCGATGGTTCCTACGGCGTGCCGGAGGGCCTGATGTCGTCGTTCCCGGTGACCACCAAGGACGGCAACTGGTCGATCGTCACCGGCCTCGAAATCGACGACTTCTCCCGTGCCCGCATCGACAAGACGACCGCGGAGCTGGCCGA
- the corA gene encoding magnesium/cobalt transporter CorA — protein sequence MFEGFDALPEALRPIAKPQPRVYQHHVHPEPGRGAPLVDCGVYVDGHRLPGRYGYADALDKVREVELVDHEAFVWIGLHEPDVEHMQEVADVFGLHPLAVEDAVHAHQRPKLERYDETLFLVLKTVNYVEHESVVLARQIVETGEIMIFVGKGFVVTVRHGEHSGLADVRKRMDADPEHLRLGPYAVMHAIADYVVDHYLGVTRLMEVDIDAIEEVAFSPGRTLDVEPIYLLKREVVELRRCVSPLSTAFSRMQNENKDLISKEVRRYLRDVADHQTEAADQISAYDDMLNSLVQAALARVGMQQNSDMRKISAIAGILAVPTMVAGIYGMNFADMPELHAEWGYPAVLSGMFLVCFLLYRAFRKRGWL from the coding sequence GTGTTCGAGGGATTCGACGCATTACCTGAAGCTTTGCGGCCGATCGCCAAGCCGCAGCCCCGCGTCTACCAGCATCACGTGCACCCCGAACCGGGCCGCGGCGCTCCCCTGGTCGACTGCGGCGTCTACGTCGACGGCCACCGGTTGCCCGGCAGATACGGCTACGCCGACGCGCTGGACAAGGTGCGCGAGGTCGAGCTCGTCGACCACGAGGCGTTCGTCTGGATCGGGTTGCACGAACCCGACGTCGAGCACATGCAGGAGGTGGCCGACGTGTTCGGGCTGCATCCGCTGGCGGTCGAGGACGCCGTGCACGCCCACCAGCGGCCCAAGCTGGAGCGCTACGACGAGACGCTGTTCCTCGTGCTGAAGACGGTGAACTACGTCGAGCACGAATCGGTAGTGCTGGCCCGGCAGATCGTGGAAACCGGCGAGATCATGATCTTCGTCGGCAAGGGGTTCGTCGTCACGGTGCGCCACGGCGAGCACAGCGGGCTGGCCGATGTGCGCAAGCGGATGGACGCCGACCCAGAGCATCTGCGGTTGGGGCCCTACGCGGTGATGCACGCCATCGCCGACTACGTGGTGGATCACTACCTCGGCGTGACGCGCCTGATGGAGGTCGACATCGACGCCATCGAGGAGGTGGCGTTCTCGCCGGGCCGCACGCTCGACGTGGAGCCCATCTATCTGCTCAAGCGCGAGGTCGTCGAGCTGCGCCGGTGCGTGAGCCCGCTGTCCACCGCGTTCTCGCGGATGCAGAACGAAAACAAGGACCTGATCTCCAAGGAGGTGCGGCGCTACCTGCGCGACGTCGCCGACCACCAGACGGAGGCCGCGGACCAGATCAGCGCCTACGACGACATGCTCAACTCGCTGGTGCAGGCCGCGCTGGCCCGCGTGGGCATGCAGCAGAACAGCGACATGCGCAAGATCTCGGCTATTGCGGGCATCCTCGCGGTGCCCACGATGGTCGCCGGGATCTACGGGATGAACTTCGCCGACATGCCCGAGTTGCACGCGGAGTGGGGCTACCCCGCGGTGCTGAGCGGGATGTTCCTCGTGTGCTTCTTGTTGTACCGCGCCTTCCGCAAGCGGGGCTGGCTCTAG
- a CDS encoding suppressor of fused domain protein: MSGEPAVARVTFLGAEPVEVLRFRRGTSELVHYVTLGCSRRPMGEPAEAVTEQVRGPRAEVVLCLRDPGPATGIARSLAILAATPAVEGVVLVPDALIDLGAPLWARNSVSAPFTAVLLGRSEITDLELDPPCDPVVFLSATPITATEAAWVRLKGAEAMRRAWDTDDVDVLDPNRPAAQPK, from the coding sequence ATGAGTGGGGAGCCCGCCGTGGCGCGCGTGACATTTCTGGGCGCCGAACCCGTGGAGGTGCTGCGATTTCGACGCGGGACCAGCGAATTGGTGCACTACGTGACGCTGGGTTGCTCGCGGCGACCGATGGGGGAGCCGGCCGAGGCCGTCACCGAGCAGGTGCGCGGCCCGCGCGCCGAAGTCGTGCTGTGCCTGCGCGATCCGGGTCCGGCCACCGGAATCGCCCGCAGCCTGGCGATTCTGGCGGCCACCCCGGCCGTCGAGGGGGTGGTGCTGGTGCCCGACGCGCTGATCGATCTGGGCGCGCCGCTGTGGGCGCGGAATTCGGTGAGCGCACCGTTCACCGCGGTCCTGTTGGGCCGCAGCGAGATCACGGATCTCGAGCTGGACCCGCCGTGCGACCCGGTGGTCTTCCTGTCGGCGACCCCCATCACGGCCACGGAGGCCGCCTGGGTGCGCCTGAAGGGTGCAGAGGCCATGCGGCGGGCGTGGGACACCGACGATGTCGACGTGCTGGATCCGAATCGCCCCGCCGCGCAGCCGAAGTGA